In Opitutus sp., one genomic interval encodes:
- a CDS encoding manganese/iron ABC transporter ATP-binding protein, translating to MEPSPSPANSGSPASASAGAASTASAPPLALVARNVTVTYPNGHTALRDASFQLEGGTICALVGVNGSGKSTLFKALMGFVTPSSGAVTINAGPVRDAQRRSWVAYVPQAEEVDWTFPVSVHDVVMMGRYGYMNFMRQPKAVDRAAVEESLRRVGLWDFRDRQIGELSGGQKKRVFVARALAQRGRIILLDEPFTGVDVKTEEAIITLLRELRAEGCLILVSTHNLGSVPEFCDQVVLINRTVLAYGPTAEVFTPENLTHAFGGTLRHFNIEQSTVNVHDGHQITVLTDDERPLVLGKSGHLEYLDRVGREKLISEREKEAESP from the coding sequence ATGGAACCCTCGCCGTCCCCCGCCAACTCCGGTTCTCCCGCGTCCGCATCGGCCGGGGCGGCCTCCACCGCTTCGGCCCCGCCGCTCGCCCTCGTCGCACGCAACGTCACCGTCACCTACCCCAACGGGCACACCGCGCTGCGCGACGCGAGTTTCCAACTCGAAGGCGGCACCATTTGCGCACTCGTTGGCGTCAATGGCTCGGGTAAATCCACGCTGTTTAAGGCCCTGATGGGCTTCGTAACGCCGTCGAGTGGTGCGGTGACGATCAACGCCGGCCCCGTGCGCGACGCCCAACGCCGCAGCTGGGTCGCCTACGTGCCGCAGGCCGAGGAAGTGGATTGGACGTTCCCGGTGAGCGTGCACGACGTCGTCATGATGGGGCGCTACGGCTACATGAATTTCATGCGCCAGCCCAAAGCGGTCGACCGCGCCGCCGTCGAAGAAAGCCTGCGCCGCGTCGGCTTGTGGGACTTCCGTGACCGCCAGATTGGCGAACTCTCAGGAGGGCAAAAAAAACGCGTTTTTGTCGCCCGTGCGCTCGCCCAACGCGGCCGCATAATCCTGCTCGACGAGCCGTTCACCGGCGTCGATGTGAAGACCGAGGAAGCCATTATCACGCTCCTGCGCGAACTGCGCGCCGAGGGCTGCCTCATCCTCGTCTCAACGCACAACCTCGGCTCCGTCCCCGAGTTTTGCGATCAAGTCGTGCTCATCAACCGCACCGTGCTCGCCTACGGGCCGACCGCGGAGGTCTTCACGCCGGAAAACCTCACCCACGCCTTTGGCGGGACGCTGCGGCACTTTAATATCGAGCAATCCACGGTTAACGTCCACGACGGCCACCAGATCACCGTGCTCACCGACGACGAACGCCCCCTGGTGCTCGGCAAGAGCGGGCACCTCGAATACCTCGACCGCGTCGGCCGCGAAAAACTCATCTCGGAACGCGAGAAGGAAGCCGAATCGCCATGA
- a CDS encoding metal ABC transporter permease, with the protein MNTWLTPFQYDYMLTALWTSTLIGGVCGLLSGFITLKGWSLMGDALSHAVVPGVALAYLAGLPFSVGAFTSGLLAAGAMAFIKMKTPVREDAVIGIVFTSFFALGLLLISIFPSRVDLKSIIFGNILGIAPADVLQVVIVSAICLLVIALKWRDLLLFCFDPSQARALGLPVGFLHVLLLLLLSATAVAALQAVGAILVIAVLVTPGATAYLLTDRFGVLLLLGAAIGASTAFVGAYASYFLNGETGGCIVTLQTLVFLGALIFAPKHGLLAGRRARRLANTTP; encoded by the coding sequence ATGAACACCTGGCTGACTCCGTTTCAGTACGACTACATGCTCACGGCTCTGTGGACGAGCACGCTCATCGGTGGCGTCTGCGGACTTCTCTCGGGCTTCATCACCCTCAAGGGCTGGTCGCTGATGGGCGACGCGCTCTCGCATGCCGTGGTGCCGGGTGTGGCGCTGGCCTACCTGGCCGGCCTGCCCTTCTCGGTGGGCGCCTTCACCAGCGGGCTGCTCGCCGCCGGAGCCATGGCGTTTATTAAAATGAAAACCCCGGTGCGCGAAGACGCGGTGATCGGCATTGTGTTCACCTCGTTTTTTGCGCTCGGCCTGTTGCTCATCTCGATTTTTCCGAGCCGGGTGGACCTGAAGAGCATCATCTTTGGCAACATCCTGGGCATCGCCCCCGCCGACGTGCTGCAAGTGGTGATCGTATCGGCCATTTGCCTGCTGGTCATCGCGCTCAAATGGCGGGACTTGCTGCTGTTCTGCTTCGACCCCAGCCAGGCCCGCGCCCTGGGACTTCCGGTGGGTTTCCTGCACGTGCTGCTGCTCCTGCTGCTCTCGGCGACCGCGGTCGCGGCGCTGCAGGCGGTGGGCGCTATTCTGGTGATCGCCGTTTTGGTCACGCCGGGGGCGACCGCTTATCTGCTCACGGACCGCTTTGGTGTGTTGCTGCTGCTCGGCGCGGCGATTGGGGCGAGCACGGCGTTTGTCGGCGCCTACGCCAGTTACTTTTTAAACGGTGAAACGGGCGGCTGCATCGTCACATTGCAGACCCTGGTTTTCCTCGGTGCGCTGATCTTCGCGCCCAAACACGGCCTGCTCGCGGGACGCCGTGCGCGCCGTTTGGCCAACACCACGCCATGA
- a CDS encoding metal ABC transporter permease produces the protein MNAQLLDTLLEPFAFGFMRQAFALGALVATVSAVLSCFLVLRGWSLMGDAISHAVLPGIVLAYIAGVPLAVGAFGSGLFCAVATGWVKRNSRIKEDTVMGVVFTGMFAFGLVLFSKTPSDLHLDHILFGNILGITPAQIWETSVLSVIVLGVILILRRDLMLVCFDPSHAKVLGLRVQLLTYLLLVLLSLAIVAAMKAVGLMLVIAMLITPGATALLLTKRFDRMLQVAVLIAVGSSTTGIYISFFADASPAACIVLVQALVFVATLCTRHLRRDAGTVRTPE, from the coding sequence ATGAATGCCCAACTTCTGGATACGCTGCTAGAACCGTTCGCCTTCGGGTTTATGCGCCAAGCGTTTGCCCTCGGCGCACTGGTCGCGACGGTGAGCGCGGTGCTGTCGTGTTTTTTGGTGCTGCGCGGCTGGTCGCTCATGGGCGACGCCATCTCGCACGCCGTGCTGCCAGGCATCGTGCTCGCCTACATCGCGGGCGTACCGCTCGCAGTCGGGGCGTTTGGCAGCGGACTTTTTTGCGCGGTGGCCACGGGCTGGGTTAAGCGCAACAGCCGCATCAAGGAAGACACGGTCATGGGCGTGGTGTTTACCGGCATGTTCGCCTTCGGGCTGGTGCTGTTTTCCAAAACCCCGAGCGACCTGCACCTCGATCACATCCTGTTTGGCAACATCCTGGGCATCACCCCGGCGCAGATTTGGGAAACCAGTGTGCTGTCGGTCATCGTGCTCGGCGTGATCCTGATTCTGCGCCGGGACTTGATGCTGGTGTGTTTCGATCCCTCGCATGCGAAGGTGCTCGGGCTGCGCGTGCAGCTGCTGACTTACCTGCTGCTCGTGTTGCTCTCGCTGGCGATTGTCGCGGCGATGAAAGCGGTGGGGCTGATGCTGGTGATCGCCATGTTGATTACGCCTGGGGCGACGGCGTTGCTGCTCACCAAGCGCTTTGACCGCATGTTGCAGGTGGCGGTGCTGATTGCGGTCGGTTCATCGACCACGGGCATCTACATCAGTTTTTTCGCCGACGCCTCGCCGGCCGCCTGCATCGTGCTGGTGCAGGCGCTCGTCTTCGTGGCGACGCTGTGCACCCGCCACTTGCGCCGAGACGCCGGGACGGTGCGCACCCCCGAGTAG
- a CDS encoding transposase: MKTGNKISSGVKLSSNESIVYPSGDFFSTPARSDFGDFLLQLQRFWRSHPEIEVAMTADLDAHAMAEKRERRKDREFELAQTEALFAVPASGTAEKTQAEFLAAGRPRTPAVVVFITAMATGYLGSQYSACPRMVLLESASLRTLLDDLGYTLPAPNTVGPLINRLSESTLALIHRAQLADILAEGLDSFTDITLDSTAIKASSCWPTDSGIIYRLFERAYRMGGKLDQVGLNSLQDGFKDHWLEELRKSARAIALLGGGPRRAQKLRLLYDQFYQIACKLGGKLLTQVEAAEAEANVKLAKLRPSKRRIAEDLLDCIHGDVVAVITTIQQSIARVHDGVKTKSRERVLSLADRSAAFIEKGGREPVIGYKPQLARSRGGFVTALILDAGNVADCKQLVPLLIQNIANTGLVPASANVDDGYSSAEGLAQAYELKVAKVSISGAKGRALLGEELWNHQDYITLRAERSAIESLMFTLKFNHGFGRPGRRGLAAVRSELTLKILAHNFDRMILVRARRSQEKPLPLAA; encoded by the coding sequence ATGAAAACAGGAAACAAAATAAGTAGCGGCGTTAAATTATCAAGTAACGAATCGATCGTTTATCCCTCCGGCGACTTCTTTTCAACCCCGGCGCGCAGTGATTTTGGTGATTTCTTACTGCAATTACAGCGCTTTTGGCGGTCCCACCCCGAAATCGAAGTGGCCATGACCGCCGATCTCGACGCCCACGCCATGGCGGAAAAGCGCGAACGGCGGAAGGACCGGGAGTTCGAACTGGCGCAGACCGAGGCGTTGTTCGCCGTGCCGGCGTCAGGCACGGCGGAAAAAACGCAAGCCGAGTTCCTCGCCGCAGGGCGTCCGCGCACCCCCGCTGTTGTGGTTTTTATCACGGCCATGGCCACCGGTTACTTGGGGTCGCAATACAGTGCCTGCCCCCGGATGGTGCTGCTTGAATCGGCATCGTTGCGCACCTTGCTCGATGATTTGGGGTACACGCTGCCTGCACCTAATACCGTTGGCCCCCTGATAAATCGCCTGAGTGAGAGTACTCTCGCCCTGATCCACCGGGCCCAATTGGCCGATATTTTGGCCGAAGGGCTCGATTCGTTTACCGATATCACCCTGGACAGCACGGCGATCAAGGCATCCAGTTGCTGGCCAACAGACTCCGGTATCATTTACCGCCTCTTTGAGCGAGCCTACCGCATGGGCGGCAAGCTCGACCAGGTCGGGCTTAACTCGCTGCAGGATGGCTTCAAAGACCACTGGCTGGAGGAGTTGCGAAAGAGCGCCCGCGCCATCGCCCTGCTGGGTGGTGGTCCCCGCCGAGCCCAAAAACTCCGGCTGCTCTACGACCAGTTTTACCAAATCGCCTGCAAGTTGGGCGGCAAGTTGCTCACCCAAGTAGAAGCCGCAGAGGCCGAAGCAAATGTTAAACTGGCCAAGCTGCGGCCCTCCAAGCGCCGGATCGCGGAAGACCTACTGGACTGCATCCACGGGGACGTGGTCGCGGTGATTACGACGATCCAGCAAAGCATTGCGCGGGTGCATGATGGGGTGAAGACCAAGTCGAGGGAAAGGGTCCTCAGCCTGGCCGATCGCAGTGCTGCTTTTATTGAAAAAGGCGGGCGGGAACCGGTGATTGGCTACAAGCCGCAATTGGCCCGCAGCCGCGGCGGTTTTGTCACCGCGCTGATTCTCGACGCGGGCAACGTGGCTGATTGCAAGCAACTGGTGCCCCTGCTGATCCAGAATATCGCCAACACGGGCCTGGTGCCGGCGAGCGCGAACGTCGACGACGGCTACTCCAGCGCCGAAGGGCTGGCGCAGGCATACGAGCTGAAGGTGGCCAAGGTGAGCATCTCCGGCGCCAAGGGGCGCGCCTTGCTCGGCGAGGAACTGTGGAACCACCAGGATTATATCACGCTTCGCGCCGAGCGCAGCGCGATCGAGTCGCTGATGTTTACGCTCAAGTTCAACCACGGGTTCGGCCGGCCGGGTCGTCGCGGGTTGGCGGCGGTGCGCAGCGAACTGACCCTGAAGATCCTCGCGCACAACTTTGACCGGATGATTTTGGTGCGCGCCAGAAGGTCTCAGGAAAAGCCGCTGCCCTTGGCGGCCTGA
- a CDS encoding glycosyltransferase: MKPTPLVSAIYCNFNHGKYLEQCFEGLLRQNYKNFELLITDDGSTDDSRSIIERYAARASSKSLSQRAYSRPGRPLGAQTALNELGLRVHEGAAA; this comes from the coding sequence ATGAAACCCACCCCATTAGTCAGCGCTATTTACTGTAATTTTAACCACGGAAAGTACCTCGAGCAGTGCTTTGAAGGTTTACTGCGGCAAAATTATAAAAACTTTGAACTGCTGATTACCGACGATGGTTCCACGGATGATAGTCGGAGTATTATTGAGCGATATGCAGCTAGAGCCTCCTCGAAAAGCCTTTCGCAACGGGCGTATTCCCGCCCCGGCCGGCCACTGGGGGCGCAAACAGCCCTGAACGAACTCGGTTTACGTGTTCACGAAGGGGCGGCGGCCTAA
- a CDS encoding tetratricopeptide repeat protein, translated as MKPKEIEQALAKALGHHQTGAHDEAAKGYAQVRAADPKNYSAWYLAGALAFQRGDHLAEAVTLLGRARQLQPGSLECRLFLGMALADIGRHADSLPHLEAALTRFTEKPEAWDNLAKVQQALGRPDKAAAALQKLSVLCPNDAVVFHRLGLAVGLAHGLAAALPHFQTATRLDPFFADAWASTALAHFDSREGLADGLAAVFRATTADSSSLPALRAQAIGQMRTYQPAAAYATYERMLGVDPLNLVASSGCCMLSHYLPNQTPQAVFALHKQAVVNSTLPDTLVPVRAKAKGKTGAKKIRLGFVSPDLHAHSVAFFLEPLLRHLDREQFEIQLFATDSGRDAVTDRLRAHADQWVALHGISDDAAVDAVRAAGPDVLVDLAGHSNQNSLALFARRLAPVQINYLGYPHSTGLYAMDCRFVDAQTDPVDSADALATERLVRFAPTAWSYQPPAEAPAPARTARAEGEGVVFASFSNFLKVTNETLALWAEILRAVPGARLQLKSPHLDDLVVARFVRPRLTAAGIDSARVTLSGWNPAIADHLAAYNQVDIALDSFPYHGTTTTCEALWMGVPVVTLAGATHASRVGVSLLNAVGHSDWVAQDRADYVRIASELARDPAALDQARAGLREAMEASALLDHAGQARRFGEAVLACVQPVAVTI; from the coding sequence ATGAAACCCAAAGAAATCGAGCAAGCGCTCGCCAAAGCCCTCGGCCATCACCAAACAGGCGCGCACGATGAGGCCGCCAAAGGCTATGCCCAGGTTCGCGCCGCCGATCCCAAAAACTACTCCGCGTGGTACTTGGCCGGCGCGCTCGCTTTCCAGCGTGGCGATCACCTCGCCGAAGCGGTTACGTTGCTCGGGCGGGCCCGCCAGCTCCAACCCGGCTCGCTGGAATGCCGTCTGTTTTTGGGTATGGCGCTGGCCGACATCGGCCGCCACGCCGACTCGTTGCCGCACCTTGAGGCCGCCCTGACCCGTTTCACCGAAAAACCTGAGGCCTGGGACAACTTGGCGAAAGTTCAGCAGGCCCTCGGCCGTCCCGACAAGGCCGCCGCCGCCCTGCAAAAGCTCAGTGTGCTGTGTCCGAATGATGCGGTCGTTTTCCACCGACTCGGCCTGGCCGTCGGTTTGGCCCATGGACTCGCCGCCGCGCTGCCCCATTTTCAAACCGCCACCCGCCTCGATCCCTTCTTTGCCGATGCCTGGGCGAGTACCGCGCTCGCCCACTTCGATTCCCGTGAGGGGCTCGCCGATGGCCTCGCCGCCGTGTTCCGCGCCACCACGGCTGATTCCAGTAGCCTCCCGGCGCTGCGCGCCCAAGCAATCGGCCAGATGCGCACCTATCAGCCCGCCGCCGCCTACGCCACCTACGAGCGTATGCTCGGGGTTGATCCTCTCAACCTCGTGGCCAGCAGCGGTTGCTGCATGTTGTCCCATTATTTGCCGAACCAGACCCCACAGGCCGTCTTTGCTTTGCACAAGCAGGCGGTGGTTAATTCTACTTTGCCCGACACGCTCGTCCCGGTTCGCGCCAAAGCCAAGGGCAAGACCGGCGCCAAAAAAATCCGCCTCGGGTTTGTGTCCCCTGATTTGCACGCCCACTCGGTGGCCTTTTTTCTCGAACCGCTGCTGCGTCACCTCGACCGTGAGCAGTTCGAGATTCAGCTTTTCGCCACCGATTCAGGTCGTGACGCAGTGACGGACCGGTTACGTGCACACGCCGACCAGTGGGTGGCCCTGCACGGGATTTCTGACGATGCTGCGGTCGACGCTGTGCGCGCGGCGGGTCCCGATGTGCTCGTCGACCTGGCGGGCCATTCCAATCAAAACAGCCTCGCGCTGTTTGCCCGCCGCTTGGCCCCGGTGCAGATCAATTACCTGGGTTATCCGCACTCCACCGGGCTCTACGCCATGGACTGCCGCTTCGTCGATGCGCAGACCGATCCGGTCGATTCGGCCGACGCCCTGGCGACCGAACGATTGGTGCGTTTCGCGCCCACGGCGTGGAGTTATCAGCCCCCCGCCGAAGCCCCGGCGCCCGCCCGCACCGCGCGTGCCGAAGGTGAAGGCGTGGTGTTTGCCTCGTTTAGTAACTTCCTGAAAGTCACCAACGAAACCCTCGCGCTTTGGGCCGAAATCCTGCGCGCCGTGCCCGGTGCCCGTCTGCAGCTCAAGAGCCCGCATCTCGACGATCTGGTGGTGGCGCGGTTTGTACGCCCCCGCCTCACCGCTGCCGGCATTGATTCGGCCCGCGTGACGCTCTCTGGCTGGAACCCCGCCATTGCCGACCACTTGGCAGCCTATAACCAAGTCGATATCGCCTTGGATTCTTTTCCCTATCACGGCACGACCACGACCTGTGAAGCGCTCTGGATGGGAGTGCCGGTGGTCACGCTGGCCGGCGCCACGCACGCCTCGCGCGTGGGGGTGTCGTTACTTAACGCCGTCGGCCATTCCGACTGGGTGGCGCAGGACCGGGCCGATTACGTGCGGATCGCCAGCGAACTGGCCCGCGATCCGGCCGCGCTCGATCAGGCCCGCGCCGGGTTGCGCGAGGCGATGGAGGCCAGTGCGTTACTCGATCACGCCGGGCAAGCCCGCCGCTTTGGCGAGGCGGTTCTTGCCTGTGTACAACCTGTGGCCGTAACGATTTGA
- a CDS encoding FkbM family methyltransferase, whose translation MNFEKLIQIIPKQGGVFFEAGGNDGIFQSYTYPLERDRGWTGVLVEPSPQAYAKCTVNRPKSRVFNCALTDSGVTQITGDFDGNPMSSVNGQRLQRSAQVTVRAASLTQIFDAALKDKPVDLMSIDVENYELNVLRSLDYEIYRPRHILAEVYTPSFYEVVNYLLSQDYSLLCNLTNFNTRDNPHWDGSHNDYLFVDRRS comes from the coding sequence ATGAACTTCGAAAAACTCATCCAAATCATCCCCAAGCAAGGCGGCGTCTTCTTTGAAGCCGGCGGCAACGACGGCATTTTCCAGTCGTACACTTACCCGCTGGAACGCGACCGTGGTTGGACCGGCGTGCTGGTCGAGCCCTCGCCCCAAGCCTACGCCAAGTGCACGGTGAATCGCCCCAAGAGCCGAGTTTTTAACTGTGCCCTCACCGATTCTGGCGTTACCCAGATTACCGGGGATTTCGACGGCAACCCGATGTCGAGCGTCAACGGCCAGCGCCTCCAGCGCTCCGCCCAAGTCACGGTGCGCGCCGCCTCGCTCACGCAAATCTTCGACGCCGCCCTTAAGGACAAGCCCGTGGACCTCATGTCGATCGACGTGGAAAACTACGAACTCAACGTCCTGCGCAGCCTCGATTACGAAATTTACCGCCCGCGCCACATTTTGGCCGAGGTGTACACGCCGTCGTTCTACGAGGTGGTCAACTACCTGCTCAGCCAAGATTACAGCCTGCTGTGCAACCTCACGAATTTTAACACCCGCGATAATCCCCACTGGGACGGCAGCCACAACGACTACCTCTTCGTCGACCGCCGCTCCTGA
- a CDS encoding FkbM family methyltransferase has translation MSTLPSLSQLIAALATVPGQHARTTALYQALDPVALASVRATSFTGTENARETIEPFGVIELPFHRMGAVDSLDLFGLDELIIFAFYAANKNRYQRAADIGANLGLHSLLMSRCGWQVTAFEPDPVHADLLARNLALNGADKAVCLERAAVSNQTGTLEFVRVLGNTTSSHLAGAKPNAYGELERFPVPVRAIADIMPTVDFVKMDAEGQERTILLATTAAHWAKTDMMVEIGSPENAEAIFNHLTSLGVNAFAQKLGWGRVASLADMPTSYKGGSLFITRHSAMSW, from the coding sequence ATGTCCACCCTACCATCGCTCTCCCAGCTCATCGCCGCGCTTGCCACCGTTCCCGGTCAACACGCGCGCACCACCGCGCTGTATCAAGCGCTCGATCCGGTCGCCCTGGCCTCCGTCCGCGCCACGTCGTTTACCGGCACTGAAAACGCCCGCGAAACCATTGAGCCGTTCGGCGTCATCGAGCTACCGTTTCATCGTATGGGCGCGGTGGATTCGCTCGACCTGTTCGGCCTCGACGAGCTGATCATTTTCGCCTTCTACGCTGCCAATAAAAATCGCTACCAGCGCGCCGCCGACATCGGTGCCAATCTCGGTTTACACAGCCTGTTAATGAGCCGTTGCGGCTGGCAGGTGACGGCCTTCGAACCCGATCCCGTGCACGCCGATTTGCTGGCCCGTAACCTCGCGCTCAATGGCGCCGACAAGGCTGTCTGCCTAGAACGCGCCGCGGTTTCCAACCAGACCGGCACTCTTGAATTTGTGCGGGTGCTCGGCAACACCACCAGCAGCCACCTCGCCGGCGCCAAGCCTAACGCTTACGGCGAACTGGAGCGCTTCCCCGTCCCCGTGCGCGCCATCGCCGACATCATGCCTACGGTTGATTTCGTCAAGATGGACGCTGAGGGCCAGGAGCGCACCATTCTCCTCGCCACCACCGCCGCTCACTGGGCCAAAACCGACATGATGGTTGAGATCGGGTCGCCCGAAAACGCTGAGGCGATTTTCAATCACCTGACTTCCCTTGGCGTGAATGCATTTGCTCAAAAACTGGGCTGGGGCCGCGTTGCCTCGCTTGCCGATATGCCGACCTCCTACAAGGGAGGCAGCCTGTTCATCACCCGCCATTCGGCGATGAGCTGGTAA
- a CDS encoding thiamine pyrophosphate-binding protein produces MKLTDYIAQFLAARGITHAFGMSGGAAVHLFDSINSQAGMSIISVTHEQAAAMAADGYARSTGRIGVAVTTSGPGATNLLTGVCCSYYDSVPTLMLTGQVATHRLRGDRAVRQVGFQETDVISIFTPVTKYAAQLRDPADIRYQLERACYEAESGRPGPVLLDIPDDLQRAEVDPATLRGFTPPPANPDAELDRAVAEVITRLRAAKRPVLILGGGLKTPFVGAELLAVLDRLGVPALLTWAGLDLLPADHPLRIGTFGVYGPRTGNFAVQNADVIVTLGTRLSQNLTGGILSAFAREAHITMVDVDAHEMSKFDGRGIAISGRICARATDFLAAVDRALPAVGPGADHTPWLSQIAHWNGAFPVDASPRRTDAAPSQDANVVVAALSSALPAGAHLFIDTGGNLTWTCNGLRPKPGQCVFSAWNNTPMGYALPAAIGSAFAQPGRDVFAVIGDGGLMLCLAELATLVRHGLPVKILLFNNHSHGIQKQTLETWLNGRYVGVDPASGLAFPHDFARVAESLGVSARTVDGDTDLAATLPALFALPGPLLINIEINPDQKLYPFLKFGAPLENQSPPLAPETLALEMIVPLYSPATDTLTRRQSAQGW; encoded by the coding sequence ATGAAGCTAACCGACTATATCGCCCAATTTCTAGCCGCGCGTGGCATAACCCACGCCTTCGGCATGTCGGGCGGCGCGGCCGTGCACCTGTTCGATTCCATTAACAGCCAGGCCGGCATGAGCATCATCTCCGTCACCCACGAACAAGCCGCCGCCATGGCCGCTGATGGTTACGCGCGCAGCACGGGGCGGATTGGGGTCGCTGTCACCACCAGCGGTCCGGGTGCAACTAACCTGCTTACCGGCGTGTGCTGCTCCTACTACGACTCCGTGCCCACGCTCATGCTCACGGGCCAGGTCGCCACCCATCGCCTGCGCGGCGACCGCGCCGTGCGCCAGGTGGGTTTCCAAGAAACCGACGTCATTTCCATTTTCACCCCGGTTACCAAATACGCGGCCCAGCTGCGTGATCCGGCCGATATCCGCTACCAGCTGGAACGCGCCTGCTACGAGGCCGAGTCGGGGCGGCCAGGCCCGGTATTGCTGGATATCCCCGACGACTTGCAGCGCGCCGAAGTGGACCCCGCAACGCTGCGGGGTTTCACGCCGCCCCCCGCCAATCCCGACGCCGAGCTCGATCGTGCCGTGGCCGAGGTGATCACCCGCCTACGCGCCGCCAAGCGCCCCGTTTTGATTTTGGGCGGCGGTTTGAAAACGCCGTTCGTCGGCGCGGAGCTGCTCGCCGTGCTCGACCGCCTTGGCGTTCCTGCGCTGCTGACCTGGGCTGGACTCGATTTGTTGCCCGCCGATCATCCGCTGCGCATCGGCACGTTTGGGGTTTATGGTCCGCGTACGGGCAACTTCGCGGTGCAAAACGCCGATGTGATTGTCACCCTCGGCACGCGGCTCTCGCAGAATTTAACCGGCGGAATTCTCAGCGCCTTCGCTCGCGAGGCCCACATCACTATGGTCGATGTGGATGCCCACGAGATGAGTAAATTCGATGGTCGTGGCATCGCCATTTCGGGCCGTATCTGTGCGCGCGCCACCGACTTTCTGGCGGCGGTCGACCGGGCTTTGCCCGCCGTCGGTCCTGGGGCCGACCACACGCCCTGGTTGAGCCAGATCGCGCATTGGAACGGTGCCTTCCCCGTCGATGCCTCGCCGCGCCGCACCGACGCCGCGCCCAGTCAGGATGCCAATGTGGTTGTCGCCGCGTTGTCGTCGGCGCTTCCGGCGGGCGCACACCTTTTTATCGATACGGGCGGCAACCTCACCTGGACCTGCAATGGCCTGCGACCCAAGCCCGGCCAGTGCGTGTTTTCGGCCTGGAATAACACGCCCATGGGTTACGCGCTGCCTGCTGCCATCGGCTCGGCCTTCGCGCAGCCGGGGCGCGATGTCTTTGCCGTGATCGGCGACGGTGGCTTGATGCTCTGCCTGGCCGAATTGGCTACGCTGGTGCGCCACGGTTTGCCCGTGAAAATTCTGCTGTTTAATAACCACAGTCATGGCATCCAAAAGCAGACTCTGGAAACTTGGCTCAACGGGCGCTATGTCGGCGTCGATCCCGCCTCGGGTTTAGCCTTCCCGCATGACTTCGCGCGTGTCGCCGAATCTCTCGGTGTGTCGGCCCGAACCGTGGACGGTGATACCGATTTGGCTGCCACGTTGCCGGCTCTTTTCGCGTTACCGGGCCCCCTACTTATCAACATCGAGATCAATCCCGACCAAAAACTTTACCCCTTCCTCAAGTTCGGCGCGCCTTTGGAAAACCAAAGTCCGCCTCTCGCTCCCGAAACGCTCGCGCTGGAAATGATCGTCCCCCTTTACAGTCCCGCCACCGACACCTTAACCCGCCGCCAATCCGCCCAAGGTTGGTAA
- a CDS encoding SDR family oxidoreductase, with protein MPVKPPSVVFILALSSDIGAALARHYLSLGAAVLGTYRSELPADLQAHPRVRACACDLEDSATTHVLADFLRTTAQPWEVFISCVGQLSPVGKFLAVPFDAWETSVQINSTAQLRALHAAYPFRRTGGEVAVVFFAGGGTNNPFTSYSAYCLGKIALIKMCELLDDEAPDLNAFIVGTGWVRTKIHAQTLGAGSAAGANFTTTQRFLAEGQLGTSYADIAAMIDWGCAQGRSVTGGRNFSVVHDAWREGGHALAASLQSSPNHYKLRRHGNSAPVTKASLRA; from the coding sequence ATGCCGGTCAAACCGCCCTCTGTCGTTTTTATCCTGGCGCTTTCGAGCGACATTGGCGCGGCGCTGGCGCGGCATTACCTCAGCCTGGGGGCTGCTGTTCTAGGTACGTATCGCAGTGAACTGCCCGCCGATTTGCAGGCTCATCCGCGTGTTCGCGCCTGCGCCTGTGACCTCGAGGACTCGGCGACCACACACGTCCTTGCCGATTTCCTGCGGACCACCGCTCAGCCTTGGGAGGTGTTTATTTCCTGTGTCGGCCAGCTCTCGCCAGTCGGTAAATTTTTAGCCGTGCCCTTCGACGCGTGGGAAACCTCCGTGCAGATTAACAGCACCGCGCAACTCCGTGCGTTGCACGCCGCCTATCCGTTCCGCCGCACCGGGGGTGAGGTAGCCGTGGTGTTTTTTGCCGGTGGCGGCACCAACAACCCCTTCACATCCTATTCGGCTTACTGCCTCGGCAAAATTGCGCTCATTAAGATGTGTGAGCTGCTCGACGACGAAGCGCCTGATCTTAATGCGTTCATCGTCGGCACGGGCTGGGTGCGCACCAAGATCCACGCCCAGACGCTCGGTGCCGGATCGGCGGCGGGAGCGAACTTTACCACGACCCAGCGTTTCCTCGCCGAAGGGCAGCTCGGTACGTCCTACGCCGATATCGCCGCGATGATCGACTGGGGCTGCGCCCAAGGCCGCAGTGTCACTGGCGGGCGCAATTTTTCCGTCGTCCACGACGCCTGGCGCGAAGGCGGCCACGCGCTCGCCGCCTCGCTTCAGTCCTCGCCGAATCACTATAAACTGCGCCGACACGGGAATTCCGCGCCGGTCACTAAAGCCTCCCTTCGCGCATGA